The Anolis sagrei isolate rAnoSag1 chromosome Y, rAnoSag1.mat, whole genome shotgun sequence genome contains a region encoding:
- the LOC132780236 gene encoding cytochrome c oxidase subunit 6B1, whose translation MAEDIRTKLENYKTAPFDSRFPNQNQTRNCWQNYLDFHRCEKAMNAKGQDPYVCQWYKRVYKSLCPISWVNSWDERIEAGTFPGKI comes from the exons ATGGCTGAAGATATCAGGACCAAGCTGGAGAACTACAAGACAGCTCCCTTTGATAGCAGGTTCCCCAATCAGAACCAAACACGGAACTGCTGGCAAAACTATCTGG ATTTCCATCGTTGTGAAAAAGCCATGAATGCCAAGGGACAAGATCCTTATGTTTGCCAGTGGTACAAAAGGGTGTACAAGTCCCTTTGCCCTATTTCTTGG GTCAATTCCTGGGATGAACGTATAGAAGCGGGGACTTTCCCAGGCAAGATCTGA
- the LOC137095095 gene encoding RNA-binding protein 42-like, whose translation MAAPAVPGPGVGPGPMGPGGGGGGKSGEERLKEMEAEMALFEQEVLGAPVSLPPVAPVVEAVPVALAVPAVSAVPPVPVIRPIIATNTYRQVQQSLEARAAAAATVVTPIVAPPVPFVGPTVPPQRPPILRPTFVPHVLQRSGGPRPLSMRPPPHHQSMVGPPMPGPQGPPMLMGPPMQRAPGPPLGGIGPMRPGPPVGPGIPVGPLAPLVPVPRPVVAPPKVNPTVIQAAPTVYSAPPVKKQEEEHREPPPPVVEEKEPIGPEEPVIGPSMPEVEPAPVVEVRGLPPPRGHDLVPARGKRPRGTDAGFVPVEPVVESTPEDKKKTKQEKLKRCIRTAAGTCWEDPSLLEWDPDDFRIFCGDLGNEVNDDILARAFSRYPSFLKAKVIRDKRTGKTKGYGFVSFKDPNDYVRAMREMNGKYVGSRPIKLRKSMWKDRNIDIVRKKQKEKKKLGLR comes from the exons ATGGCAGCCCCGGCGGTTCCTGGTCCCGGAGTCGGGCCCGGGCCCATGGGGccgggaggaggcggcggcgggaaGAGCGGGGAAGAGCGACTGAAGGAAATGGAGGCCGAGATGGCGCT GTTCGAGCAGGAAGTGCTGGGAGCACCAGTCTCTTTGCCTCCAGTTGCTCCAGTGGTAGAAGCTGTGCCAGTTGCTCTGGCTGTCCCAGCAGTGTCTGCAGTGCCCCCAGTTCCTGTCATTCGCCCCATCATTGCCACCAACACCTACCGACAG GTCCAGCAAAGTCTGGAAGCTCGAGCAGCAGCTGCAGCCACAGTAGTGACCCCAATTGTGGCTCCTCCAGTGCCATTTGTGGGCCCAA CTGTTCCCCCACAACGGCCTCCTATCCTCCGCCCAACCTTTGTGCCTCATGTCTTGCAGAGATCTG gtGGTCCTCGGCCCCTGTCAATGCgtcctcctcctcatcaccaGTCCATGGTAGGACCTCCCATGCCAGGTCCCCAAGGCCCACCAATGTTAATGGGGCCACCAATGCAGAGAGCGCCTGGGCCACCCTTAGGGGGCATAGGACCTATGAGACCTGGTCCTCCT GTTGGGCCAGGGATTCCTGTTGGCCCTTTGGCTCCGTTGGTGCCCGTTCCTCGAcctgtggtggcccctccaaAAGTGAACCCCACTGTCATACAAGCTGCTCCTACTGTTTATTCTGCCCCACCAGTGAAGAAGCAAGAG GAAGAGCACCGAGAGCCACCACCACCTgtggtggaagagaaggagccCATTGGGCCAGAGGAACCAGTGATTGGTCCAAGCATGCCAGAAGTGGAGCCAGCCCCAGTGGTGGAGGTGCGGGGCCTTCCCCCTCCTCGTGGGCATGACTTGGTGCCTGCACGAGGGAAGCGGCCCAGAGGAACTGATGCAGGATTTGTGCCTGTTGAG CCTGTAGTAGAGAGTACACCAGAAgacaagaagaaaacaaaacaggagAAGTTGAAGCGCTGCATTCGCACCGCTGCTGGGACATGCTGGGAAGATCCCAGCCTACTTGAATGGGATCCTG ATGATTTTCGAATCTTTTGTGGGGACCTGGGCAATGAAGTGAATGATGACATCCTTGCGCGCGCCTTCAGTCGCTACCCATCCTTTCTGAAGGCCAAGGTCATCCGGGACAAACGCACCGGCAAGACGAAAGGATATGGTTTTGTTAGCTTCAAAGATCCAAATGACTACGTCCGGGCCATGCGTGAGATGAATG GAAAGTATGTTGGAAGTCGGCCTATCAAATTACGTAAAAGCATGTGGAAGGATCGTAACATTGATATTGTGCGCAAAAaacaaaaggagaagaagaaacttGGACTGAGGTAA
- the LOC137095653 gene encoding vomeronasal type-2 receptor 26-like encodes MVVSPESKNYQYVLAFVFAVEEINKDPHFLPNISLGFRLYDNYYSGSQTYENVISLLSERDKLAPVYIPLYGSWPYYGYGQSSYNMKNTRKVRLFPNYNCQSQKKMVAVIGAQTSESSVQVANMLGMYKIPQPPYSVCSHKCSPGFWKIPLKGKSKCCFQCIECPRGKISSKTDMDYCVDCKKDHHPNNRRNKCIPKNITFLSYVEPLGIALTFTAVFFSFLSVLILGNFIRCRETPIVKANNRQLSYILLSSLILCFVCSLLFIGQPSKTTCLLRQTAFGIIFSVSLATVLAKTITVVLAFKATKPGSGARKWLRPGVSYFFVMVCCLIQAVISMVWLGTSPPFPDAHFYSEPGHIILECNEGSPIAFYSILGYMGVLALVSFIVAFLARKLPDVFNEAKFITFSMLVFCTVWISFIPAYLSTKGKYMVAVEIFSILTSSAGLLSCIFFPKCYIILLYPNKNQKAQTTRKHLQR; translated from the exons CCCAGAATCAAAGAACTACCAGTACGTCCTGGCATTTGTATTTGCTGTGGAGGAAATCAACAAGGATCCCCATTTCTTACCCAACATCTCCCTGGGATTTCGCTTGTATGACAACTATTACAGTGGAAGTCAAACCTATGAGAATGTCATCAGTCTACTGTCTGAGAGGGACAAGCTCGCTCCAGTTTACATACCTCTCTATGGAAGCTGGCCCTACTATGGTTATGGTCAGTCATCATACAACATGAAGAACACAAGAAAAGTCAGATTATTTCCCAATTACAATTGCCAAAGCCAAAAGAAAATGGTGGCTGTCATTGGGGCCCAAACATCAGAGTCATCTGTTCAGGTGGCCAACATGCTGGGGATGTACAAGATACCACAG CCACCATATTCTGTGTGCAGCCATAAATGTTCACCTGGGTTCTGGAAGATACCTTTGAAGGGCAAATCCAAATGTTGTTTCCAGTGCATTGAATGTCCCAGAGGGAAAATATCCAGTAAGACAG ATATGGATTATTGTGTGGATTGCAAAAAGGACCACCATCCAAACAACAGAAGAAATAAGTGCATCCCGAAAAACATCACCTTCCTTTCCTATGTGGAACCTTTGGGCATAGCTTTAACTTTCACTGCGGTATTTTTTTCATTCTTATCTGTGCTGATATTAGGAAACTTTATCAGATGCAGAGAGACTCCCATAGTCAAAGCCAACAACCGGCAGCTCAGCTAtatcctcctctcttccctcatACTTTGCTTTGTCTGCTCTTTGCTCTTCATTGGACAACCAAGTAAAACGACCTGCCTTCTTCGACAGACAGCCTTTGGGAtcattttctctgtctctcttgctACAGTCTTGGCCAAAACCATCACGGTGGTTCTGGCCTTTAAGGCCACAAAGCCAGGCAGCGGTGCACGAAAATGGCTGAGACCTGGAGTTTCATACTTCTTTGTGATGGTCTGTTGTCTCATTCAGGCTGTGATTTCCATGGTCTGGTTGGGAACCTCCCCTCCATTTCCAGATGCACATTTCTACTCGGAGCCTGGACACATCATTCTGGAGTGCAATGAGGGCTCACCCATTGCTTTCTATTCCATTCTGGGCTACATGGGTGTCTTGGCTTTGGTGAGCTTCATTGTGGCTTTCCTTGCCAGGAAGCTGCCTGATGTGTTCAATGAAGCCAAGTTCATCACTTTCAGCATGCTGGTTTTCTGCACTGTTTGGATATCCTTCATCCCAGCCTACCTCAGCACCAAGGGGAAATATATGGTAGCTGTAGAAATCTTTTCTATTTTGACCTCTAGCGCGGGGCTACTTAGCTGCATATTTTTTCCAAAGTGTTATATTATTCTACTCTATCCAAATAAGAACCAGAAAGCACAAACAACCAGAAAACATTTGCAGAGATAA